In Ktedonobacterales bacterium, a single window of DNA contains:
- a CDS encoding LiaF domain-containing protein, with product MQQHPALTPQQEAIREARTRYERGDIPFDRFEYALNALLAARTPEECRTIIQELPTEPVNPLDALISASPAALAPTAPKLPGRRWLIGIIGEFKRMKRPWRMGQRTTAVMGIGELGLDMSLATMPPHSVLDVYALVGEATLYVPSSVRVSVRAFTLIGDVKALGESREGIFAYLNEEEFPAPGAGAASAPHLEIRAFMLIGELNVKQVDAPVITLEMTPGQAAPPALPQPQ from the coding sequence ATGCAGCAGCACCCGGCACTGACACCCCAACAAGAGGCTATCCGCGAGGCGCGCACCCGCTATGAGCGGGGAGACATTCCCTTTGATCGCTTTGAGTACGCGCTGAACGCGCTCTTAGCAGCCCGGACCCCGGAGGAGTGTCGGACCATTATTCAAGAGTTGCCCACTGAGCCGGTGAACCCGCTGGACGCGCTGATCTCCGCGTCGCCAGCGGCTCTCGCGCCGACCGCGCCAAAGCTGCCCGGCAGGCGATGGCTGATCGGCATCATCGGCGAATTCAAGCGGATGAAACGCCCCTGGCGCATGGGCCAGCGTACCACAGCCGTGATGGGGATCGGCGAACTTGGCCTGGATATGAGCCTTGCCACGATGCCACCGCACAGCGTTCTGGACGTGTACGCGCTGGTTGGCGAGGCCACGCTGTATGTGCCAAGCTCGGTGCGGGTTTCGGTGCGGGCGTTTACGCTGATCGGCGATGTCAAAGCCCTGGGCGAATCGCGCGAGGGCATCTTCGCCTATCTGAATGAAGAAGAGTTTCCCGCGCCGGGAGCAGGAGCGGCTTCCGCGCCCCACCTGGAGATTCGCGCCTTTATGCTGATCGGCGAATTGAATGTCAAACAGGTGGATGCCCCGGTCATCACGCTTGAAATGACGCCCGGCCAGGCGGCCCCTCCGGCGCTGCCTCAGCCGCAGTAG
- a CDS encoding LiaF domain-containing protein gives MQQPPALTPQQEAIRQVRARYERGDLAFDRFEYALNALLQAQTPEECQAIVQELPSSPITALDALSPQTAVPPVAATPRRTGWWVAFMGGFQRISRPWRLNEQTMGVAVMGGMEVDLSLAALPRQGTIKLYFLMGGAKLYVPRSVDVSVRSFVIMGGVNALGESSGGIISFSHEESQALKMPGTSTPQLDIQVFAMMGGVEVVQVDGPVITGAGLLSAPNRQTAYDRAAMRSIRQAERHARLEARRQERRARDW, from the coding sequence ATGCAACAACCACCAGCTTTGACACCCCAGCAAGAGGCGATTCGTCAGGTGCGGGCGCGCTACGAGCGGGGCGATCTCGCGTTTGATCGCTTTGAGTATGCCCTCAACGCGCTCTTGCAGGCGCAGACGCCAGAGGAATGCCAGGCCATTGTCCAGGAATTGCCATCTTCGCCGATCACTGCGCTGGATGCGCTGTCGCCTCAGACGGCTGTGCCGCCAGTTGCCGCGACGCCGCGCCGGACGGGCTGGTGGGTCGCCTTCATGGGCGGCTTTCAGCGCATCAGCCGCCCCTGGAGGCTGAACGAGCAAACGATGGGCGTTGCAGTGATGGGCGGCATGGAAGTTGATCTGAGCCTGGCCGCGCTGCCGCGTCAGGGGACCATCAAGCTATACTTCCTGATGGGTGGGGCCAAGCTCTATGTGCCGCGCTCGGTGGATGTGTCGGTGCGCTCGTTTGTGATCATGGGCGGGGTCAATGCCCTGGGCGAAAGCAGCGGGGGCATCATCTCGTTCAGCCATGAAGAGAGCCAGGCGCTCAAAATGCCAGGAACGTCCACGCCGCAGCTCGATATTCAGGTCTTTGCGATGATGGGCGGTGTCGAGGTGGTTCAGGTTGATGGGCCGGTGATTACCGGCGCTGGCTTGCTGAGCGCGCCTAACCGCCAAACCGCTTATGATCGTGCTGCCATGCGCAGCATTCGCCAGGCCGAGCGCCACGCCCGACTCGAAGCGCGCCGCCAGGAGCGGCGGGCGCGCGATTGGTAG
- a CDS encoding cytochrome c oxidase assembly protein, protein MDTSLLLQWHWDAGVLLFLAALCAGYFAGIGPLRQKYRLGEPATRGQILLFLSAIALLFLTLVSPLDTLGNQYLFSAHITQVLILTTFCPPLLLLSLPDWLLNPLFRSGPLRRMTRGTFFLFLASFLFNVNFLIWLIPALYNPAVQHAPLHNLQSLIFLFTGIINWWPLITPARDARHWSHPVQLLYLFLDGIPMGFVCIILFFINQPAYAVYQNAPRLWGISALADFQLGAIILYAPGLLLDIVVLSLIFFRWLARQEEEARQREEAEDAAQAREEELASGQHVTKPA, encoded by the coding sequence ATGGACACGTCACTCTTACTCCAATGGCATTGGGACGCTGGCGTCTTACTCTTTCTGGCTGCGCTCTGCGCAGGCTATTTCGCAGGCATTGGCCCGCTGCGCCAGAAGTATCGTTTGGGCGAGCCAGCCACGCGCGGCCAGATACTGCTCTTTCTCAGCGCCATCGCCTTGCTCTTCCTGACCCTGGTATCGCCGCTGGATACACTGGGCAATCAGTACCTCTTCAGCGCCCATATCACGCAAGTCCTGATCCTGACCACATTCTGCCCGCCGCTGCTGCTGCTGAGCCTGCCCGATTGGCTGCTGAATCCGCTCTTTCGCTCAGGGCCGCTGCGCCGGATGACGCGGGGAACCTTCTTTCTCTTCCTTGCCAGCTTTCTCTTTAACGTCAACTTCCTGATCTGGCTGATTCCGGCGCTGTATAACCCCGCCGTCCAGCACGCGCCGCTGCATAACCTGCAAAGCCTCATCTTCCTGTTCACCGGCATCATCAACTGGTGGCCCTTGATTACGCCCGCGCGCGATGCCCGCCACTGGTCCCACCCCGTTCAGTTGCTCTATCTCTTTCTGGACGGCATTCCGATGGGGTTCGTCTGCATCATCCTCTTCTTCATCAACCAGCCCGCCTACGCCGTGTACCAGAACGCGCCGCGCCTCTGGGGCATTTCCGCCCTGGCCGATTTTCAGCTAGGGGCCATCATTCTCTACGCGCCCGGCCTGCTGCTCGACATCGTGGTTCTCAGCCTCATCTTCTTCAGATGGCTGGCGCGGCAAGAAGAAGAGGCGCGCCAGCGCGAAGAGGCCGAAGATGCCGCCCAGGCCAGAGAAGAAGAACTGGCGTCAGGCCAGCACGTCACAAAGCCCGCCTAG
- a CDS encoding methyltransferase domain-containing protein has product MTTRKWLDRAKLDAFSEKVFNDLSGTYVAAMCILGDRLRLFQHLAEASPTTSTELAERANINERYAREWLSALACAGYVDYDPASRRFSLSPEHAAVLADEGGAFCVGGDFEQLPALWSALDPLTLAFRQGGGVPQAAYHESLYHGMDRTAVVTYQHALIQKWIPALPELQAALERGIEVADVGCGGGRALIRLAQAFPNARYTGYDVYPPSIALARQNAEAAGVADRAHFETLDVSRGLPGQYDLITTFLVIHDAADPRSLLRAIRAALKPDGTYLCAEIKAQDRLEDNAGPLGAFLYSTSVLYCMTVSLAEGGEGLGTAGMPASKVRELCTEAGFSSVRLLPIEHPFRNLFEAKP; this is encoded by the coding sequence ATGACAACCAGAAAGTGGCTTGACCGGGCGAAGCTCGACGCCTTCAGTGAAAAGGTGTTCAACGACCTGAGCGGCACGTATGTCGCTGCTATGTGCATCCTTGGCGACCGGTTGAGGTTGTTTCAGCATCTCGCCGAGGCCAGCCCGACCACCAGCACCGAACTGGCCGAGCGCGCCAACATCAACGAACGCTACGCGCGAGAATGGCTGAGCGCGCTGGCCTGCGCGGGCTATGTGGACTACGACCCGGCCAGCCGCCGCTTTAGCCTGTCGCCCGAACACGCGGCGGTTCTGGCTGACGAGGGCGGCGCGTTCTGCGTTGGCGGCGATTTCGAGCAGCTTCCCGCCTTGTGGAGCGCGCTGGACCCGCTGACGCTGGCCTTTCGTCAGGGCGGCGGCGTCCCGCAGGCAGCCTACCACGAAAGCCTCTATCATGGCATGGACCGCACCGCCGTTGTCACCTACCAGCACGCCTTGATTCAGAAATGGATACCTGCTCTGCCAGAGCTTCAGGCCGCGCTTGAACGTGGCATCGAGGTCGCCGATGTGGGCTGCGGCGGCGGGCGCGCCCTGATTCGCTTGGCGCAGGCGTTCCCCAACGCGCGTTACACCGGCTACGATGTCTATCCCCCCAGCATCGCGCTGGCCCGGCAGAACGCCGAGGCAGCCGGCGTGGCAGATCGAGCGCATTTTGAGACCCTGGATGTTTCCAGAGGCTTGCCTGGACAGTACGATCTCATCACCACCTTTCTGGTCATTCACGACGCGGCAGACCCACGCAGCCTCTTGCGCGCCATCCGCGCAGCCCTCAAACCGGACGGAACCTACCTCTGCGCAGAGATCAAAGCCCAGGACAGGCTGGAGGACAACGCCGGGCCGCTCGGCGCGTTTCTCTACAGCACCAGCGTGCTATATTGTATGACCGTCTCGCTGGCCGAAGGGGGAGAAGGGCTGGGCACCGCAGGCATGCCAGCATCCAAAGTCCGCGAACTCTGCACAGAAGCCGGTTTCAGCAGCGTTCGGCTGCTGCCCATCGAACACCCTTTCAGAAATCTGTTTGAGGCAAAGCCCTGA
- a CDS encoding ClbS/DfsB family four-helix bundle protein, which yields MSETIEKAELLERIQGGYKQFEAILAPLSESQMTTPNVNGPWSVKDNLAHLTIWQNYLLDQVQGILKNQEPPEFLPGLSSEDEQNEHIYQENKGRPLAEVQADFRASYQRVLAGIQAMSEESLNAPAPWSKSGNPFWGFVAGNTFGHYEEHGDIIQRWLAGSQ from the coding sequence ATGTCCGAAACTATTGAAAAGGCCGAACTGCTGGAGCGCATCCAGGGCGGGTACAAACAGTTCGAGGCGATCCTGGCCCCTTTGAGCGAGTCGCAGATGACGACTCCGAATGTCAATGGCCCCTGGTCGGTCAAAGATAATCTGGCCCATCTCACCATCTGGCAAAACTATTTGCTGGATCAGGTTCAGGGAATCCTGAAGAACCAGGAGCCGCCAGAGTTTTTGCCCGGTCTTTCCTCTGAAGATGAGCAAAACGAACACATCTATCAGGAGAACAAGGGACGCCCTCTTGCTGAAGTGCAGGCTGATTTTCGCGCCTCGTACCAGCGTGTGCTGGCGGGCATCCAGGCCATGAGTGAGGAGAGCCTGAACGCGCCAGCCCCCTGGAGCAAATCCGGTAATCCGTTCTGGGGCTTTGTCGCGGGCAATACCTTTGGACACTACGAGGAACACGGGGACATCATTCAGCGTTGGCTCGCTGGCTCGCAGTAG